Part of the Yersinia hibernica genome, AAAGCATTTCCCCTTTGGGAAGGCAGACAAGGGCGCAAGCCCCATATATAGCGAGTAGAACTCCAGCCAACTATTCTCTTTTTCTATATCAGGCTTACAGATGGATTTCACCAATACAAATGTACTGGAGTAATGCAGTTCTTTACCGTTGTAATCGGCAGTCCGATAATCCCTGTTCAGACGCCATGCCACAATCTCTCCTTGCACCATACACTGTAAAGGAACTGCTGTTTCTACATTTTCTGCCGTCAGCACTGAGCTAGGGGCTGAGGTCTGACTCACGTGGATCCCTCCATGCCATAAGCAGTTAACTCCCGCCAACCATGAACCGTGGGGCTCACGCCCTATCAGCCCCATCATTTCGTCCAAAGTATTGTACTGGCTTCCATCTTGTTTACGGGCTGGGAAACATATTCTCATCGAACTGTTTGCCGATGTTTTGTTTTCCGTAGGTTGGTCATCAACAACATCTTTATGTCGATAGAATACATATGCAGGTTTTGCTTTTCGGTAGTCACCGCCGGGATAATATCCATTGTTCTGCTTAAAATCAGAAACCCATTGCTGGCCGTTAAACATAGCCATATGCCCGTGAGGATGGTCTTTCCTAATTTCGCCTACTGGAAAGTCTGATTTTCTTATCCCCTGAATAACAACAACATCTCCGGCAATATGACCGCTGTTTACATCAACGATCCGAAATCCCCTTTCGATGAGAGCACTGCCATAGTTTTTTGCCGAGACAATTGAAGGCCATGTGCTGATATCGCCTCCAGCACTGATAGCCCTTTTAACATAGCGAGCACAGTAACCTTCAGATGAAGGTTCAGCATTATCATTAAGATACTGAACAGCTTTAGATACGTCCCACATAACTCCTCCTTAAGTTATTGTACAGACTGTACTCGATTGATTTTCCAGCAAGTTGCATTGTTATCTACTATGACTTCATACTTCCTTTTGCTGTCATTCACGCCAAGTGTAAGCTCTACACGAGCTTCACGATTCGTTTGCGTCACTTTATGCGAATTTATGTGCTCAACCCACTCATCAAAAATATCTTGAGCATCTGTAAAATATTCTGCATCCAATTCATTATTCGATATTTCATATTGAAGATTTTTTAGTAATGAAGGAGATACCCATTTGGCCATATTCTCTTTATCTTCATGTTTTTTCGAAGTAAGAGGATAATTATCTGCACTTATCTCATTCAAATACCAACGATAAAAACTCGTAACGGTATCTTCTGGAGGTAAGCATGTTGTCTTAGCTGCATGTGCAAAACTGACTGAAAGTGATAACAACATAACGGAAAGAAAAATGTCTATCTGATGTCTAATTCTCACAAAATGTTCCTTAGCGTGACATGTTGCCATCTGTTTCAGGGGGAAGAAGCTCGAGAGATGTTTTGTCAAAGACTGGCACTTCTGTATTCAATGACGCGCCACTCATCGGTACCTGGTAGCGCGGAGCCTTCACAATATAATCCCCTGCCGAACCGTGCTCTATTCCGCTCTGGCTTAATTTAAGATACGAGCCACCGCCGTTCAATGTCAGCGTTTTCGGGGTTGTGATGATGATTTCATCCTCACTGCTGGTAATCGTAAGCTGCTGCTTGGCGAAGAGTGCCATGGTGTTGTGTTGTGCCTGAATCTCCACATCGCCCTGATTGGCCACCAGCTTCGCCCCCTCTTTATGAACAAACAGTCCCAGCGCCTTTTCGACGGAAACAGAGAGGTTTTTCATTGCGCCAATATCGAGGTGCTGCCCTGCATTTATCATGGTATTGCGCGTGCTAGTCAGTTGTAGATGTTCACCAGAAGTGATAGCAATCCCCAGCGGCGCACTCGCCAACATCACGGCTGACTGCAAGCCTGACAAGCGATCTTTTACCAAATTGAGCTGAGTCTGAATATCTGCAACAAGTGCACCTGCCTGTTCGGCAGCCGAGTTTAGCGCCTGCATTTCGCTATTAGCTTGGTTAATCAGGTTAACGGCCGGCGCCATTTCCAGTACTTCGCCTTGAGCTTTCAACTGGTCATCAGCGGTCAGGAAAAGACCTTTGGCTGCACGAACCGCACCATATTCATCCGTTCGCAGTTCAAAACCGGTTCCGCGCTGTTCACGCTGGCTATTGACTAAGTGCCCCATGTTCAACTGGCTCTTACCGAACTCGGTTGCGAGTTTGATATGCTCTTGCTGGCGCAGATCCTCCATCCGCAATTTATTATTAGCCGGTGTGCGCCAAATATTGCGGGTGTGATTGTTGCTAGTGACGTGGTCTGGATACTCAGAATCGTGCTGCGAATACGCGATATAAGGGCGATCTAAATCTCCGCTGTCAAACATCACGGAAACTTCTGTACCATCCAATAGTGGGGCATGCCAACCATAGGTATCACCCGCATATGGCTTTGCCATGCGCAGCCATAAATAGGCATACCCCTGCTCGGTACTATTGCGATCGAAATCTAGCTTCACGCGGTAACGGCCCTGACTGTCGAGCCAAGCATAGGTACCGCCTTTCTCGGTGCTTTCTACTCTGGCAGGAAGTGAGCCAGAAATGATCGGGCGGTTAAGTAGTGCGGGGCGATAGCAAACCGTTTCACTGTAGGGAATGCCCTCAAACTCCAGCCGGAAGCTGCTTTTACGTGAACCATGGCTGCGCACCGTCGTCACGACAATGCCGTCTTTTAAACCATCCGGTAGTGCGCCATCCGTTTCCAATACCTGGCCGGGGGATAACAGTGGGCTGGTTGAGCGGCCACGAACCGTCAATTGGCGGTTAAGAATGCGTTCATGGCGCAGTCGGGCATAAAACGCCCCCGTCTCAGTGCTTTCCGAGTCACCTTCTGCTAAGAACGGTTCCGCGTAATGATAGACTTCACCCGTTGTGACACCGTCAGAACGACTGATACTTTCAGCACTGTCCTGCGGGATAAGTGCCTGACGGTAGTTATAGTCACGCGTCGCGACACTGTCGCTCACTACGTTATAGGTGGTTTGGATATCCCACAGACTTTCCTGCCCACTGTCGCTCATACCTGCCGGGTTTCGTAGCGGGAGGCGGACGCCAAACTGGTATTGTTCCTGAGAGTCTTGAAAGATCACCACGTCCTGTTCAACGCGATTGTCCATTTCAAAACGCCAGTAAATACCAACTTCGGCCAGTAGGCGCTGCACAAATTCCAAGTCACTTTCACGCCACTGAGTAATGAGTTCGCGCGCGGGGTATTCCCGTGACAGACGGAACTCAAAGTCTGAGCCTTCAAAACCATGCTTACGCAGAACCTGCTCCACGACTTCAGGCACGGATTGGTTAAGGTAAATCTCATTGTTTTTCGTGTGCTTCAACAGCGCAATTCGTGGTACTAGCGTCAGTGAATACCGAGTTTCATCTGCTGAAGTCGAGAGGCGGCGAAAAGATTGCACCACACCATAGACAGTGCGCACTGGCAGCCCGGGGCCACCATGAAATACCGGGGCTTGGAAAGTAAAAGAGCCCGGCTTAAGCAGCAATGTGGCACAGGCAATATCAGATTCACTGCAAGTGAGTGAGACGCTATATTGCCATGGGCGGCTGAAAGACTCTTCGGCATGAAAACTTAGCACATCCAAGAAGTGCGGGCAGTCATGTACGCCCACATGGTAACGGGACTGCCCCTGAGCTTGCCTTAGCTGACTGGCGACATCACTCAATATAGAATTACTCACCTTGCGCTCCCCCGCCACCAAACTCCAGTGTGATTCCGTCTTCTTCATCCCAGCCCAATATCAGTGACGTGGTGAGCTGTTGCTCGGACAGGCGGCTTAACAGTTGCTGGCTCAGCACCGGTAAAATCTGTTGATTAAGCAGACTGTCGATGTTGCGCGCGCCGGTATCCGGCAACAGGCAGGCAGCGACCAGCGTGTCATACAGGCTTTCTTCAATCGTGCAGTGCAGGCCGTAATGTTTGTTCAGACGTTTAGCGACCTGTGCCAGTTTCATTTCGACGATGGTGCGCAACGCGGTGGCGTCCAGTGGTCGGTAGATAAGGGTCTGGAAGCGGGCGAGCAGCGCAGGTTGGAAGTGATCGCGCAGGATCGGGCGCAGCAGTTCGTGCAAATCGCGATGCGTGGCTTCTGGCCGTTCATCCAGCAACTGCATCAGATGGTCACTGCCTAAATTGGCGGTCATCAGGATCACGGTGTTGCGGAAATCAATTTCGCGTCCTTCGCCGTCGCGCATAAAGCCACGGTCAAACACCTGATAGAACAGGTTAATAACATCGGGATGTGCTTTCTCCACTTCGTCGAGCAGCACCACGCTGTACGGGCGTTTGCGCACCGCCTCGGTCAGAATACCGCCCTGACCGTAACCGACATAGCCCGGTGGAGAGCCTTTGAGTTGGGAGACGGTGTGCGCTTCCTGATATTCGGACATGTTGATGGTGACCAACGACTTCTCGCCGCCAAACAGTGTGTCGGCCAGTGCCAGCGCAGTCTCGGTTTTGCCCACCCCACTGGGGCCAACCAGCAGGAACACCCCCAGCGGGCCATTTTCGGACGTCAGGCCGGTTTTGGCGGCGCGCAGGCGTTGCGCCATCTCAACCAGCGCCACATCCTGACCAACCACACGCGTCGCGAGGTGACTTTCTAGCTGCAATAAATCGGTCTGTTCATCTTTCAGCAGGCTACTCAGCGGCACGCCGGTCCAGTCGGCGATAACTGTCGCCACCGTGCGGACATCAACATCCAGCGACAGCAGCGGCGCATTGCCCTGAATCTGACTTAACTCTTCCTGCAACGTGGCCAGATCCGCCACATTAGAGATATCTTGACGCGCGTCGATAATCAGGGCAGTGAGGCGTTTCTCTGCTGCATATTGCTGTTCAAGCGTTTGCTGCCCAGCCAGCAGTTCTGCGCGGCGTTGGTCAATCTCATGTAAGCGTATTGAACCGACGTTCGGCGATAAGAGCACGTCCTGCTCAATGGCCTGCTGCTCCATCCCCAGCGCGGCCAGTTCGGTGTTAATCTCCATCAGCGCAGCGGGCAACGTATCAATGCTCATGCGCACTCGGGCACCGGCAGTGTCGAGCAGATCAACCGCTTTGTCCGGCAGTTGACGGCCGGTCAGGAAACGTCGCGACAAGGTGACCGCAGCGGTGATAGCAGAATCTAGAATGTGCACGCCGTGATGCTCGGCATAACGGCCTTTTAAGCCGCGCAGCATCAGGCTAGCTTTGGCGTCGTCCGGCTCATCTACCTTGACCATCTGGAAGCGGCGCTCCAATGCAGCATCACGTTCAAAATACTGTTTGTATTCCGACCAGGTAGTGGCGGCGATGGTACGCAGTTCGCCACGGGCCAGTGCAGGCTTCAACAGGTTAGCGGCATCTGCACCACCGGCCTGATTACCGGCACCAATAATGGTGTGGGCTTCGTCGATAAACAACAGCACCGGCGTTGGCGATTGTTGCACCGCTTCGATAACATTTTTTAAGCGCTGTTCAAACTCACCTTTGACACCCGCACCGGCTTGCAACAGGCCCAAATCCAGTGTGCGCAGGCTGACAGTTTTCAGGCTGTCCGGCACGTTACCTTCAGCAATACGCAGCGCCAGCCCTTCCACCAGCGCGGTTTTACCGACGCCCGGCTCACCGACCAGGATCGGGTTATTTTTACGGCGACGCGACAGGATGTCGACCATCTGGCGGATCTCGGTATCACGACCAAAAATCGGGTCAATCTGCCCGGTTTTCGCTTTGGCGGTGACGTCCAGAGTGAATTTATCCAGCGCTGCTTGCAGGGCGTCATTGAGTTGCGGCTGACCACTGGCAGAGGTGGTGGTCGGGGCTTCATCTGTCAGATTAACCGGCGCGTCTGCCAGTGCCGCAGTTTGTTGAACTTCAGGGCGCTCATCAGATTGGTTATCCAGCAGCGGTAACAAGCGAATAAGTTGCGTCATACTCAAACTAAGCAATGGCCAAGCCGCATCAGCAACCAATAATGACGGAGCATTTATCAGCGCCGCCAGGAGATGGCTGGAGCGCACTGCATCTGCGTTTTCCTGCAACGAGGCATCCAACCAAGCACTTTTGATCAATTGCTGTAACGCGGCTGAGAGCTGAGGCTTGCCCTGCACCGTGCGCGGTAATGTCTCCAGATGGGCCAATAACCCCTGCCACAGGCTGTCCATGTCCCACTCATAACGACGAGCAATAACGGTGATGTCACCTTCACCTTGTTCCAGCAATTTCAATAACCAGTGCTCGATGGTTATCTCGGCATGGGCGCGGGTCTGACATAAAGTAGCGGCCCCTGCCAATGCCTGCGCACAGTAAGGATTTAATCGGCGTAATAGGTGCGCTGAATGCGTTGTCATAAATTATCTTCCTTGTGTGCAAAACCTGTGCGAAACCGGATAAGTCAGTAGGCATCGGGTACGCTACCGCCCATAGCCATATCCTAAATAAGGAACCGAGGCCCATAAGGTCATCTGATAAATTGTCAGTGTGTTTAGCGCAATACCGATAAACCGATGCTCAGCTAAAAACACCAAAAAGCAGACGGCGAACCGCCTGCTGCTGTTATTACGCGGTAGTACGTTCGTTCCAAGAATCGGAATGAATGATATTGCCGTCTTTAAAGGTCCAGGTGACTTTTTCATAGCGCAGTTCCACCAGTTCCAGGTGGTTGTGTTTCTCTTTCGCCGGATCTTTGATGTCGTGCATTTTCGGCGCGACTTTAACCACTTTGACGTTTTCCAATTTGGTGTTGAAATACTCAACTTCCTGGCCAGCGTCATCAATGCGGTACCATTTGAACTCGGCGGTTTTCAGCGTTTGACCGGTGGTCACCGCCTTGTACAGATAAGGGGTAGATGCATCGATTTCTTTAGTGAAAATAAACGGCGTGTGAATACGAGTACCGGTCAGCTTGCCGGTATTGTTATCCGTTGGGATGTAGAGGTTATGGTCCTGTGCCACAATCTCAATGCTACCTTCACGGCTTTGCACATCAACAGACCCCTTGATGTCAGCACCACCATCGTCTTTCAGCCACAGATATACTGGAATTGCCATGTAAAACTCCTTGTTACTTACTGAGTGAGGCCGCTTGTTCCTGCGACCGGTTTACTGTTTCTGGTTCCTGGCAGGCATCGGCCTGCGGCACCAAACTGATTTCGACCCGACGGTTGGCTGCACGGCCTTCCGGCGTATCGTTAGTCGCGATGGGGCGCGTCGCCCCGTAGCCCTGTACGGCGAAACAGGTCGGCGAAACGTCGCTGGTTGATAGCATCCAGTCGCGGAGCGCTTCAGCACGTTTGAGGGACAGAATTTGGTTGGCCTGCACATCACCGGTGATGTCGGTATGCCCGGCGACCATAATCAGCCAACCGGGTTTGGCTCTAATATTGAACAGCGCATCGACCAGCATTTTTGTACTGCCAGACTTGAGCTGAAATTTACCCACATCAAACAGTGATAGGCTATCAAGGCGAACGGTCTTCGGCGCTTGCTCTGCCATAGCGGTTAGCGCCGGCGGCGGGGGAATGTAGCTATCAATGGCCTGTTGAACGGCTAACCACAAACGCGGCCCAGGATATAAGCCCAAACTGTATCGCAGCGGTTCGCCTTGCCGTTGCCAACGTTCAAGCAACAAGGCATCTTGTTGAAGAACGCCAAGTGCTTGTGATTTAGCGACATAATGCTCCATGGGAATGGCTCGCCAACGTTGCAAATCTGCCCCAACGTGTTGGATCAGGCTCCGATTATTAGCAATAGAGAACCCGACTGCCGCCAGTGCACAGAACATAAGAAAGTGCACCAGACGACGAGAGGATCGCCCGCCTTGTATCGGCAAAGCATAAGGCGATAACAGGGGCAGCAGCGCATCAGGGAAACGCGCTGATGTTACCGAGTTCATCTGATTTTTAGGGAGATAGAGGCAGGTTCGGCGATAAAGCCAGTGAGCCCAAAGTGAACTATTTTCTCCGTTTGGATAACCGGTTCTCAGTGCAACGGCAAAAGGATATACCGGCGGATAAAGACGGTCAGTTTTCGCCAACTCATCCAGTAGGATTTCACGGATGAAGGTGAATGCCTGACTGAGGATTGGAAAAGTTGTCAAGCTGGCAGGTGTGAGTTGCCATTCTTGCAGGGAAACGGGGGCTTCATCAGTTGGGCATACAACAGTGTCGCTGCCGTGCACAATATTCCATGGTGTTTCAGATCCTGAAAACTGGCAGTTCAGAACCACAGGTAATTGCAAACCTGTCATCGATTTTATATGTTTAACCTGTTGGCGCAGTGTCTTAAGCGAAGCCCGCAAAACGGCCTCATCTTGATGCTTCCCCGGTAAGCAGGTATACATAATGGCAAGCTGCCCTAGCTGGTTAGGCTGCTCTGCTTGAATGTCACGGACAATACTTGTGAGTGCGCCAACATCGCCGACGCGCAGCCAGCAACCTTGACCAGTCTTCCTTAACGGTAACTCGCGGAAAAGTTCATCCATCCCATCACCACATACCAGTACGATGGGATTCTGATTTTCAATGAGGGGTAAATCTGGAGCAGCAAGGCCGGTGGTTGCGCTAAGATGACGACGCCACACGAAGACACCCGCAGTCACAATGATCACCAACGTGATCAATCCCTTTAACCAAGTTGCAATCGGGAAGAAGTTCCACATCAGCCATAACAACACAGTGGCACCGATGAGTACGTGAAACTCCCTAGAGACGATGGCTGTTTTACGCATTAGTGGCGCAACTCCGGCATCTGAGCAGACAACAATGTTTGCAACCAGTGATGCCCTCCCCACCAGACGCCCGCCGTTAGCACGACCGCGAAGATGACCCAAAACCAAACCGAGCGGAGCAAGCTATAGCGGCGACGGCCGGTTTTGTGAACTATCAGGGATAAACCGATATCCGGTGGTGAAACGCGTTCGCTCAAGGCTTTCAATGTCTCATCTCTCTGGGTCTGGCTCACCGTTTTCACGCTGTACAGCCCCTGAAAACCGAGAGAAAGTACCCGGTGATAGCACGTTAATACCGCCGCGATAGGCGCAGGCTGACGTAGTACTTCAGCAATGCGATCCCAGATAGCCTCCCCGGCATGTAGCGAACCAAAAAAACGGGCCTGAAGCGGTGCTGTTCGCCAAACACGCTGACCCTCATCGGCACTGACAGCCCCACTGTCATCTGCACCCACTGATTTACGGCTCATCACGGTCTCATCAAGCAGCGCACACTGTGCATAAGAGATATGCTCAATACTGGCGTCGTCGTATCCCGCTTTTTTTAGCGCGTCACGAACATTCTCAACCTGCTTTAGACAATTTTGATAAAGCGCATCACCATCAAGTGTGGCTGCACCATGGCGCAGCAAAGTGACTGTTAGCCAAGTTTCTGTCATTAGTTGGTCAATATCGATTTCTTGTCTCATGAACGCAACACCGCAAATAATTCAAGTTCCAGAGCGCCGAGAAGAGACGGGATATAGAACATGCACACCCCTTGAT contains:
- a CDS encoding DUF3828 domain-containing protein: MRIRHQIDIFLSVMLLSLSVSFAHAAKTTCLPPEDTVTSFYRWYLNEISADNYPLTSKKHEDKENMAKWVSPSLLKNLQYEISNNELDAEYFTDAQDIFDEWVEHINSHKVTQTNREARVELTLGVNDSKRKYEVIVDNNATCWKINRVQSVQ
- a CDS encoding type VI secretion system Vgr family protein, yielding MSNSILSDVASQLRQAQGQSRYHVGVHDCPHFLDVLSFHAEESFSRPWQYSVSLTCSESDIACATLLLKPGSFTFQAPVFHGGPGLPVRTVYGVVQSFRRLSTSADETRYSLTLVPRIALLKHTKNNEIYLNQSVPEVVEQVLRKHGFEGSDFEFRLSREYPARELITQWRESDLEFVQRLLAEVGIYWRFEMDNRVEQDVVIFQDSQEQYQFGVRLPLRNPAGMSDSGQESLWDIQTTYNVVSDSVATRDYNYRQALIPQDSAESISRSDGVTTGEVYHYAEPFLAEGDSESTETGAFYARLRHERILNRQLTVRGRSTSPLLSPGQVLETDGALPDGLKDGIVVTTVRSHGSRKSSFRLEFEGIPYSETVCYRPALLNRPIISGSLPARVESTEKGGTYAWLDSQGRYRVKLDFDRNSTEQGYAYLWLRMAKPYAGDTYGWHAPLLDGTEVSVMFDSGDLDRPYIAYSQHDSEYPDHVTSNNHTRNIWRTPANNKLRMEDLRQQEHIKLATEFGKSQLNMGHLVNSQREQRGTGFELRTDEYGAVRAAKGLFLTADDQLKAQGEVLEMAPAVNLINQANSEMQALNSAAEQAGALVADIQTQLNLVKDRLSGLQSAVMLASAPLGIAITSGEHLQLTSTRNTMINAGQHLDIGAMKNLSVSVEKALGLFVHKEGAKLVANQGDVEIQAQHNTMALFAKQQLTITSSEDEIIITTPKTLTLNGGGSYLKLSQSGIEHGSAGDYIVKAPRYQVPMSGASLNTEVPVFDKTSLELLPPETDGNMSR
- the tssH gene encoding type VI secretion system ATPase TssH, which codes for MTTHSAHLLRRLNPYCAQALAGAATLCQTRAHAEITIEHWLLKLLEQGEGDITVIARRYEWDMDSLWQGLLAHLETLPRTVQGKPQLSAALQQLIKSAWLDASLQENADAVRSSHLLAALINAPSLLVADAAWPLLSLSMTQLIRLLPLLDNQSDERPEVQQTAALADAPVNLTDEAPTTTSASGQPQLNDALQAALDKFTLDVTAKAKTGQIDPIFGRDTEIRQMVDILSRRRKNNPILVGEPGVGKTALVEGLALRIAEGNVPDSLKTVSLRTLDLGLLQAGAGVKGEFEQRLKNVIEAVQQSPTPVLLFIDEAHTIIGAGNQAGGADAANLLKPALARGELRTIAATTWSEYKQYFERDAALERRFQMVKVDEPDDAKASLMLRGLKGRYAEHHGVHILDSAITAAVTLSRRFLTGRQLPDKAVDLLDTAGARVRMSIDTLPAALMEINTELAALGMEQQAIEQDVLLSPNVGSIRLHEIDQRRAELLAGQQTLEQQYAAEKRLTALIIDARQDISNVADLATLQEELSQIQGNAPLLSLDVDVRTVATVIADWTGVPLSSLLKDEQTDLLQLESHLATRVVGQDVALVEMAQRLRAAKTGLTSENGPLGVFLLVGPSGVGKTETALALADTLFGGEKSLVTINMSEYQEAHTVSQLKGSPPGYVGYGQGGILTEAVRKRPYSVVLLDEVEKAHPDVINLFYQVFDRGFMRDGEGREIDFRNTVILMTANLGSDHLMQLLDERPEATHRDLHELLRPILRDHFQPALLARFQTLIYRPLDATALRTIVEMKLAQVAKRLNKHYGLHCTIEESLYDTLVAACLLPDTGARNIDSLLNQQILPVLSQQLLSRLSEQQLTTSLILGWDEEDGITLEFGGGGAQGE
- a CDS encoding Hcp family type VI secretion system effector, whose amino-acid sequence is MAIPVYLWLKDDGGADIKGSVDVQSREGSIEIVAQDHNLYIPTDNNTGKLTGTRIHTPFIFTKEIDASTPYLYKAVTTGQTLKTAEFKWYRIDDAGQEVEYFNTKLENVKVVKVAPKMHDIKDPAKEKHNHLELVELRYEKVTWTFKDGNIIHSDSWNERTTA
- a CDS encoding OmpA family protein; this encodes MRKTAIVSREFHVLIGATVLLWLMWNFFPIATWLKGLITLVIIVTAGVFVWRRHLSATTGLAAPDLPLIENQNPIVLVCGDGMDELFRELPLRKTGQGCWLRVGDVGALTSIVRDIQAEQPNQLGQLAIMYTCLPGKHQDEAVLRASLKTLRQQVKHIKSMTGLQLPVVLNCQFSGSETPWNIVHGSDTVVCPTDEAPVSLQEWQLTPASLTTFPILSQAFTFIREILLDELAKTDRLYPPVYPFAVALRTGYPNGENSSLWAHWLYRRTCLYLPKNQMNSVTSARFPDALLPLLSPYALPIQGGRSSRRLVHFLMFCALAAVGFSIANNRSLIQHVGADLQRWRAIPMEHYVAKSQALGVLQQDALLLERWQRQGEPLRYSLGLYPGPRLWLAVQQAIDSYIPPPPALTAMAEQAPKTVRLDSLSLFDVGKFQLKSGSTKMLVDALFNIRAKPGWLIMVAGHTDITGDVQANQILSLKRAEALRDWMLSTSDVSPTCFAVQGYGATRPIATNDTPEGRAANRRVEISLVPQADACQEPETVNRSQEQAASLSK
- the tssL gene encoding type VI secretion system protein TssL, short form; this translates as MRQEIDIDQLMTETWLTVTLLRHGAATLDGDALYQNCLKQVENVRDALKKAGYDDASIEHISYAQCALLDETVMSRKSVGADDSGAVSADEGQRVWRTAPLQARFFGSLHAGEAIWDRIAEVLRQPAPIAAVLTCYHRVLSLGFQGLYSVKTVSQTQRDETLKALSERVSPPDIGLSLIVHKTGRRRYSLLRSVWFWVIFAVVLTAGVWWGGHHWLQTLLSAQMPELRH